In Solanum lycopersicum chromosome 5, SLM_r2.1, the following are encoded in one genomic region:
- the LOC138348523 gene encoding uncharacterized protein encodes MKISLQITYQEKGTRTEPDTTEEILKAITTLLTKVDSMSKELQNLKTKSQQHDYKYAELCRSEDTKIPELQGDGGKLLKTHNNVCLNAATASTSTAGQSTKKEENKVKYTNTNLNKLFSKPYTPQNTQKDISVTPQTNTYKASLDSKKQTYNYITRTYIENIHRVQTFLNLNPRAKETKNPTEDYITQYLQGYNKLIAQPGTNPNLVATCYNYGLLSTVYTIMGDEISKIPKLYKAFLQYKRVTKGTLFYIMFYAATAEILYEEVKPTVQAIKIGLTREMIIPEKIDIQEEIQKVDIPEFYATKRTIGIATILNEMTNNYINENAIWTYYNRDQTIIYSNCREIRIADMEDLRQWILSLLKPEQIPTTRAIRKNFISANLMTRYCKLIGHYVCLYKGHLPS; translated from the coding sequence atGAAAATCTCGTTGCAGattacctatcaagaaaaaggaacacgAACTGAACCAGATACAAcagaagaaatactcaaagctATTACTACACTCTTGACGAAAGTAGACAGTATGAgtaaagagttacaaaatttgaaaactaaaagtcagcagcatgactataaatatgCGGAGCTATGTCGATCGGAAGACACAAAAATTCCAGAGCTACAAGGAGACGGTGGGAAACTCCttaaaacccataacaatgtttgtttaaatgcagctacagccAGCACATCTACAGCAGGACAATCTACaaaaaaggaggagaataaggtaaaatatacaaatacaaatttgaataaACTATTCTCAAAACCATACACtcctcaaaatacccaaaaagatATATCTGTTACCCCACAAACAAATACCTATAAAGCCAGCCTAGACTCTAAAAAACAGACATATAAttacatcacaagaacatacatagaaaatatACACAGAGTACAAACATTTCTAAACCTAAACCCCAGagccaaagaaacaaaaaaccCAACTGAAGACTATATAACCCAATATTTACAAGGATACAATAAGCTAATTGCACAACCAGGAACCAACCCAAATCTAGTAGCAACCTGCTACAACTACGGATTATTAAGTACTGTATATACAATAATGGGAGACGAGATATCAAAGATACCGAAATTATATAAAGCCTTTTTACAATATAAAAGAGTAACTAAAGGGACTCTTTTTTACATAATGTTTTACGCAGCAACAGCAGAGATACTATATGAAGAAGTTAAACCAACAGTACAAGCTATAAAGATTGGACTTACAAGAGAAATGATAATCCCAGAAAAAATAGATATCcaagaagaaatacaaaaaGTGGATATTCCAGAATTTTATGCAACTAAAAGAACTATCGGAATAGCTACTATACTAAATGAGATgacaaataattacataaacGAAAATGCAATTTGGACATATTACAACAGAGACCAGACAATCATCTACTCAAATTGCAGAGAAATTAGAATAGCAGATATGGAAGATCTAAGACAATGGATATTGAGCTTGCTAAAGCCAGAACAAATACCTACGACAAGAGCTATACGAAAGAATTTTATCTCAGCCAATTTGATGACAagatattgcaaattaataggtcattatgtatgtctatataaggggcatttgccttcataa